CTCGCGATAGGGCGCCAGGTGCTCCTGAAACGGCAGCGACTCCATCAGCTCGGCCAGTCGATCCGGCTGCTCGAGCTGACGCTCCACCCAGGGCAGGGCCGCCTCGCTGACCAGGAGAGCCTGGCCGGCCACGATGCCCAGGACGGCCAGCAACGGCGCGAGCACGGCCAGCACGAGGACGAGCATGGTCAGCAGCGATGTCAGGGTCTTGCGGCCGCGCAGGCGCCGCAGGAGGCGCCGGTAGAGGGGATGGGCCAGCCCGGCGAAGATGCCGGCCAGCAGGATGGCCATCAGGAAGGGCCGCAGCATGCTGACGAACAGCAGCGAGATCGCGGCCACCACCAGCAGCAGGAACCCCTTCTGGAATCGCTCGCGTTCCATCTGTACCTCTCAGTGCCTCTCAGTCCAGCAGCGGCAGGCTCGTGGTGAAGGCGCCGCGGATGTCGCCGACCGCGAAGCCGATGGCCGTGTCCTCCGGATACAACTCGGCGAGTCCGGCCGCCGCTTCCGGCGCCAGGTCGTGGCCGTGGCACTCGAGGCACGGCGGCGCTGTCACGATGGCGCGCATGTAGCGGAAGGTGCGGTGGCCGTCCTCGTCGCTCTCGAAGGTCCAGGCGTCCAGATCGCTGATCTTCTCGCCTTGTTCGCGGCGCGCCGCGAAGTCGAGGAGGATGCCGCGTTCCCAGTCGTCGGGCGCGTTGCGCGGGTTGCGCGTCCGCAGGCTGGTGCGCCCCACGAGCAGCCCCCGCGCGGAGCCGACGGAATCGGCGATGGCGGCGGCCTCTTCGCTGCACACCGACAGCGCGCCGCCGGGACCGCCGTCGGCCATGGCGGCCAGGAGCCTGGCCTTGAGCGCCTTGCCCAGCTCGTCCATGGCGCCGCGGCAGGTCTCGATGTGGACGGGCACCTCCTCCGCCGCAGGCGAGGGCGGCTCGCTCCCGACGGCCGCCCCGGCCGCGGGCGCCAAACCGACGAGCAACGCAGCCAGGATCCGTGTCGTGTTCGTCACGTCAATCACCTCCGAGCTCGAAGTAGCCGCCGTTGATCAGCATCAGGCGCGGCTCGGTCATCTCCTCCATGGCGAAACGGATGCCCTCCCTGCCGAAGCCGGAATGCTTCACGCCGCCGTAGGGCATGCTGTCCACGCGCATGCTGGGTATGTCACCGATCACCACGCCGCCGACCTCGCAGTGGGCGAAGGCGTAGCGGACCCTGGCCATGTCCCGCGTGAAGACGCCGGCCTGCAGGCCGTAGCGCGAGTCGTTCGCGCGCGCGACGGCGTCCTCGAAACGGTCGAACGCCTCCAGGGTGGCCACGGGGCCGAAGACCTCGTTCGCGTAGACGTCGGCGTCGCGCGGCACGTCCTCCAGCAGCGTGGCGGTGACGAAGGGACCGTCCTGCTCACCGCCGCAGACCAGGGTCGCGCCACCGGCCACCGCGTCTGCGATCCAACGCGAGACCCGGTCGGCGTCGTCGCGGGTGATCAGCGGGCCCAGGAAGGTGTCCTCGTCCAGGGGATCGCCGGTCCGCAGGCCGGCGGCTGCGGCGGCCAGCCGTTCGCGCAGCTCCGCGTAGAGGCTGCGGTGGGCGATCACGCGCTGCACGGAGATGCAGCTCTGGCCCGACTGGTAGAACGCGCCCAGGGCGATCCGCGGCGCCACGTAGTCCAGGTCGCTGCCCTCGTCCACGATGCAGGCCGCGTTGCCGCCCAGCTCGAGGGCGATCTTCTTGCGCCCGCAACGGGACTTGAGGTCCCAGCCCACCGCGGGGCTGCCCGTGAACGACAGCAGGGCGATGCGCTCGTCCTCGACCAGGGGCGCGGCTTCGCCGCCGCGGCAGGGGAGGATCGAGAATGCGCCGGCGGGCAGGTCCTGCCCGGCGAGGATCTCGCCCATCAGGAGGCTGGAGACCGGCGTGCTGCTGGCGGGCTTGAGGATGAAGGGGCAGCCCACGGCCA
The DNA window shown above is from bacterium and carries:
- a CDS encoding DUF3365 domain-containing protein codes for the protein MTNTTRILAALLVGLAPAAGAAVGSEPPSPAAEEVPVHIETCRGAMDELGKALKARLLAAMADGGPGGALSVCSEEAAAIADSVGSARGLLVGRTSLRTRNPRNAPDDWERGILLDFAARREQGEKISDLDAWTFESDEDGHRTFRYMRAIVTAPPCLECHGHDLAPEAAAGLAELYPEDTAIGFAVGDIRGAFTTSLPLLD
- a CDS encoding aldehyde dehydrogenase family protein, giving the protein MFRDSYPLYLANAPVQPNTDLAVVHKVTGKIVTRVASADAATIDRAIAAAAAAAPAMRALPSWRRQQVLQSFVRALTERHEDLSRALCVEAGKPIRDARVEVTRAIDTFRIAAEEAVRIHGEIVPLDISERATGYEGHIKLFPVGPCAFITPFNFPLNLAAHKMAPALAVGCPFILKPASSTPVSSLLMGEILAGQDLPAGAFSILPCRGGEAAPLVEDERIALLSFTGSPAVGWDLKSRCGRKKIALELGGNAACIVDEGSDLDYVAPRIALGAFYQSGQSCISVQRVIAHRSLYAELRERLAAAAAGLRTGDPLDEDTFLGPLITRDDADRVSRWIADAVAGGATLVCGGEQDGPFVTATLLEDVPRDADVYANEVFGPVATLEAFDRFEDAVARANDSRYGLQAGVFTRDMARVRYAFAHCEVGGVVIGDIPSMRVDSMPYGGVKHSGFGREGIRFAMEEMTEPRLMLINGGYFELGGD